A section of the Oncorhynchus nerka isolate Pitt River linkage group LG3, Oner_Uvic_2.0, whole genome shotgun sequence genome encodes:
- the si:dkey-7j14.6 gene encoding membrane-spanning 4-domains subfamily A member 4A, with amino-acid sequence MSTSITTANGIVVVSQVFHLAENGKASVPLLNVTPQIQSAPPAVPLPSTKVSEMTRVFLQLQPQSLGIVQIVLGLVSMVVSLSALLTPILYDQFPLFMGVAFVLSGSLTVAARKGTRLSLIKGTLAVNVVSVLVALAGVAYICMLLTVKHEDGFCTDTDHNYTSYSNQNRIKECTIMVRTLYTVLNGVKGLLLVLTVMELCVALTVCVFSGKSIHLRGYYSLSRGRGMVVVETGTDPTGASQASLSDSDVALLSSVEDSDTPAPPYSP; translated from the exons ATGTCCACCTCTATCACCACTGCAAATGGAATTGTGGTAGTGTCACAAGTTTTCCACTTGGCGGAGAATGGCAAGGCTTCAGTGCCACTTCTGAATGTCACTCCCCAGATCCAGAGTGCGCCCCCTGCTGTGCCACTGCCTTCCACTAAAGTGTCAGAGATGACAAGGGTGTTCCTGCAGCTTCAGCCACAATCTCTTGGG ATTGTGCAGATCGTCCTTGGATTGGTGTCCATGGTGGTGAGCCTGTCTGCTCTTCTCACCCCTATCCTGTATGACCAGTTCCCACTCTTCATGGGAGTTGCT TTTGTCCTCTCTGGATCTCTCACTGTGGCTGCCCGGAAAGGAACACGTTTGAGTCTG ATTAAAGGGACTCTGGCTGTGAATGTTGTCAGTGTTCTTGTGGCTCTGGCTGGGGTTGCCTATATTTGTATGCTTCTGACTGTGAAACATGAAGATGGTTTCTGCACCGACACTGACCACAACTATACTTCCTATTCCAACCAGAACAGGATAAAGGAATGCACAATTATGGTTAGGACACTATAT ACAGTCTTGAATGGGGTGAAGGGCCTTCTACTGGTCCTGACGGTGATGGAGCTCTGTGTGGCTCTCACTGTCTGCGTCTTCTCTGGGAAATCCATTCACCTCCGTGGGTACTACAGCCTGAGCCGTGGCCGGGGAATG GTGGTGGTAGAGACTGGTACTGACCCCACCGGAGCCAGCCAGGCCTCCCTGAGCGACAGTGACGTGGCCTTACTGAGCAGTGTTGAAGACTCTGACACCCCGGCTCCACCGTACTCTCCTTGA
- the LOC115102924 gene encoding nucleoside diphosphate-linked moiety X motif 17-like isoform X1 translates to MEKVTKILVQLSKNNVAPQCARFAQSITGHFTETLDEVEVKCSLENNRFTLCECEKGRGIPLKRATFCPFKYLSVAEAAAIPLDVQSRGVDVGVAILLQSANQKVLLTRRASSLRIFPNVWVPPGGHVELDERLLDAGLRELREETGLKLDPGDVSAQLLGLWESVFPPMLSRGMPQRHHVVTYMLLNTSLTHQQLQASLCPEPAEVSGCLWVDASLVKAIVSAVDGEEGSVTPLEGVAPTISVSEVSPEGVLSESDLPLSVLCNRAPNSGEDVERVSTGTKYALELWLKNLEGQGTRC, encoded by the exons ATGGAAAAAGTCACGAAAATACTGGTTCAACTGTCGAAGAATAATGTCGCACCGCAATGTGCCCGTTTTGCACAG AGCATAACAGGTCATTTTACAGAGACTCTTGATGAGGTGGAGGTGAAGTGTTCTTTGGAGAACAATCGATTTACACTGTGTGAGTGCGAGAAGGGGAGAGGAATTCCGCTGAAG AGGGCAACCTTTTGCCCCTTCAAGTATCTGTCTGTCGCAGAGGCAGCTGCAATCCCATTGGATGTTCAGAGTCGCGGAGTGGACGTGGGGGTTGCTATTCTTCTGcagtcagccaatcagaaggTGTTGTTAACTCGACGGGCGTCCAGTCTCCGCATTTTCCCCAATGTGTGGGTTCCACCAG GTGGCCATGTGGAACTGGATGAGAGG CTCCTGGATGCTGGGCTGAGGGAGCTGAGGGAGGAGACAGGACTGAAGCTGGACCCTGGAGACGTCTCAGCTCAGCTGCTGGGGCTCTGGGAG TCAGTTTTCCCGCCCATGCTGAGCAGAGGGATGCCACAGAGGCACCATGTGGTCACCTACATGCTCCTAAACACCTCCCTCACACACCAGCAGCtccag GCCTCTCTGTGCCCCGAGCCCGCTGAGGTCAGTGGCTGTCTGTGGGTGGACGCCTCGCTGGTCAAGGCCATCGTATCCGCTGTGGACGGAGAGGAGGGTTCTGTGACACCGCTGGAGGGCGTGGCTCCAACCATAAG TGTATCGGAGGTCTCTCCGGAAGGTGTGCTCAGTGAGTCAGATTTGCCATTGTCTGTTTTGTGTAACCGGGCCCCGAATagtggagaggatgtggagcgggTTAGCACTGGTACCAAATACGCCCTGGAGCTCTGGCTTAAGAACCTGGAGGGACAGGGGACCCGATGTTAA
- the LOC115102924 gene encoding nucleoside diphosphate-linked moiety X motif 17-like isoform X2 produces MCPFCTETLDEVEVKCSLENNRFTLCECEKGRGIPLKRATFCPFKYLSVAEAAAIPLDVQSRGVDVGVAILLQSANQKVLLTRRASSLRIFPNVWVPPGGHVELDERLLDAGLRELREETGLKLDPGDVSAQLLGLWESVFPPMLSRGMPQRHHVVTYMLLNTSLTHQQLQASLCPEPAEVSGCLWVDASLVKAIVSAVDGEEGSVTPLEGVAPTISVSEVSPEGVLSESDLPLSVLCNRAPNSGEDVERVSTGTKYALELWLKNLEGQGTRC; encoded by the exons ATGTGCCCGTTTTGCACAG AGACTCTTGATGAGGTGGAGGTGAAGTGTTCTTTGGAGAACAATCGATTTACACTGTGTGAGTGCGAGAAGGGGAGAGGAATTCCGCTGAAG AGGGCAACCTTTTGCCCCTTCAAGTATCTGTCTGTCGCAGAGGCAGCTGCAATCCCATTGGATGTTCAGAGTCGCGGAGTGGACGTGGGGGTTGCTATTCTTCTGcagtcagccaatcagaaggTGTTGTTAACTCGACGGGCGTCCAGTCTCCGCATTTTCCCCAATGTGTGGGTTCCACCAG GTGGCCATGTGGAACTGGATGAGAGG CTCCTGGATGCTGGGCTGAGGGAGCTGAGGGAGGAGACAGGACTGAAGCTGGACCCTGGAGACGTCTCAGCTCAGCTGCTGGGGCTCTGGGAG TCAGTTTTCCCGCCCATGCTGAGCAGAGGGATGCCACAGAGGCACCATGTGGTCACCTACATGCTCCTAAACACCTCCCTCACACACCAGCAGCtccag GCCTCTCTGTGCCCCGAGCCCGCTGAGGTCAGTGGCTGTCTGTGGGTGGACGCCTCGCTGGTCAAGGCCATCGTATCCGCTGTGGACGGAGAGGAGGGTTCTGTGACACCGCTGGAGGGCGTGGCTCCAACCATAAG TGTATCGGAGGTCTCTCCGGAAGGTGTGCTCAGTGAGTCAGATTTGCCATTGTCTGTTTTGTGTAACCGGGCCCCGAATagtggagaggatgtggagcgggTTAGCACTGGTACCAAATACGCCCTGGAGCTCTGGCTTAAGAACCTGGAGGGACAGGGGACCCGATGTTAA